In Aeromicrobium marinum DSM 15272, one genomic interval encodes:
- a CDS encoding ABC transporter substrate-binding protein: MNRSLLRLAVGAAAASLVLTACRGDDGGSSAAGPGITDEPCPGGNADNGCIYLGAISDLTRGPFAPLAVPITDAQKAFWERVNADGGVGGYDINLEEYIADAEYNPELHNREYQEMRNDILALAQTLGSSQTLAIIEDMRSDDVLGVPASWNSAWNFDDQILESGANYCFEAMNGVDWAVAERGVSETVLAVGYPGDYGGDAAAGVEAAAEANGLEFSQVETPPGQDNQAGAIQQILAQQPDLVFISTGPAEMATIVGGSAAQGFTGTFVGSSPTWNPALLQSAAAPALEALYFQAGPWGPFGTETDGHAAMRDALGDVTPNDGYTAGWAWSYPLLAALEAAAELDGGITRENLLAAAADLEEVDYEGMLPNEAGNYAGDPSEVAFRQSVISGVDTSAPTGVAIVQEFQAGPTATDYDFSSPCFSLN; encoded by the coding sequence ATGAACCGATCCCTCCTGCGACTCGCCGTCGGCGCCGCCGCCGCGAGTCTCGTCCTCACCGCGTGTCGCGGCGACGACGGTGGCAGCAGCGCTGCCGGTCCCGGCATCACCGACGAGCCCTGCCCCGGCGGCAACGCCGACAACGGCTGCATCTACCTCGGCGCCATCTCCGACCTGACGCGTGGACCGTTCGCGCCGCTGGCCGTCCCGATCACCGACGCCCAGAAGGCGTTCTGGGAGCGCGTCAACGCCGACGGCGGCGTCGGCGGCTACGACATCAACCTCGAGGAGTACATCGCCGACGCGGAGTACAACCCCGAGCTGCACAACCGTGAGTACCAGGAGATGCGCAACGACATCCTGGCCCTCGCCCAGACGCTCGGCTCCTCGCAGACCCTCGCGATCATCGAGGACATGCGTTCGGACGACGTGCTCGGTGTCCCGGCCTCGTGGAACTCGGCCTGGAACTTCGACGACCAGATCCTGGAGAGCGGTGCCAACTACTGCTTCGAGGCCATGAACGGCGTCGACTGGGCCGTGGCCGAGCGTGGCGTCTCCGAGACCGTCCTCGCGGTCGGTTACCCCGGCGACTACGGCGGAGACGCCGCTGCCGGTGTCGAGGCGGCGGCCGAGGCCAACGGTCTGGAGTTCTCGCAGGTCGAGACGCCTCCGGGCCAGGACAACCAGGCCGGCGCGATCCAGCAGATCCTGGCGCAGCAGCCCGACCTGGTCTTCATCAGCACCGGCCCGGCCGAGATGGCCACGATCGTGGGCGGCTCCGCGGCCCAGGGCTTCACCGGCACCTTCGTCGGGTCCAGCCCGACGTGGAACCCGGCGCTGCTGCAGTCGGCGGCCGCTCCGGCCCTGGAGGCGCTGTACTTCCAGGCCGGTCCGTGGGGCCCGTTCGGCACCGAGACCGACGGCCACGCCGCCATGCGTGACGCGCTCGGTGACGTGACGCCGAACGACGGCTACACCGCCGGTTGGGCCTGGAGCTACCCGCTCCTGGCCGCGCTGGAGGCTGCGGCCGAGCTCGACGGTGGCATCACGCGGGAGAACCTGCTCGCCGCCGCCGCGGATCTCGAAGAGGTCGACTACGAGGGCATGCTGCCCAACGAGGCCGGCAACTACGCCGGTGACCCCTCCGAGGTCGCGTTCCGCCAGAGCGTGATCAGTGGCGTCGACACGTCCGCACCCACCGGTGTGGCGATCGTCCAGGAGTTCCAGGCCGGGCCGACGGCCACGGACTACGACTTCAGTTCGCCCTGCTTCTCGCTGAACTAG